One part of the Coprobacter tertius genome encodes these proteins:
- a CDS encoding SusC/RagA family TonB-linked outer membrane protein has translation MKQIHLKLHSIKLFAVFMMLFASISFVEAAQKLTGRVTDTKGELMIGVTVTEKGTNNAVITDVNGTYNIVLQGANPVISVTYIGFKPQEIKIKPNQTLLDIVLEENVTAMNEVVVVGYGEQRKIAAVGSQSQLKVGDMKMPAANLSSSLAGRLSGVVSVQRTGEPGHDDSDIWIRGISTFTNQNSKPLILVDGVERDFSQIDVNDIESFTVLKDASATAVYGVRGANGVILIQTKPGKVGKPQFSLDYYEGFTQLTYVPDMADGFQYMDAANEASQNSGGPVLFKPGYIEATKKAYGLIPNDNPHLYNKYLYPNVDWIDELYKDWGHNRRLNMSVRGGVPNATYYVSLSYYDESGLTNKGDIESYDVTMKYRRYNFVSNVDLKATDKTLINVGVQGYFANGHYPAEGSGNIFAQAMDVSPVAYAKEYPDGSVPGTQSNGDYRNPWSDLTRRGYKEEYTTKVNMNIKLTQDLDFWNWSKGLKVYALAAFDVTSGHTASYTKRESTFFINSSKDENGLWVNPYNEDGTLNLVRTYESGNPTLGYGNGQNGNRTFYFEAALNYDRVFARKHRVGAMFLFNTKELRYTDVGDLIASVPYKNQGIAARATYSYDDRYFLELNMGYNGSENFAPSNRFGFFPAVGVGWVPSNERFWDPIRPYVSFLKFRYTDGKVGSDVIGSRRFGYMTLMTDGNAGYRWGSTSKSGVAISDYGVNVKWSTSRKRDFGVDLKFLNDNLSFVFDYFHERREGIFLQRISVPDYIGLNNLPMGNLGIVENHGYELSMDYTQPITKDITLTVRGNFTWNEDKIIENDDAPPAYPWLDRKGSNVLARWGYVAEGLFTSMEEIEASPLQFGETAGEPRKLSPGDIKYKDMNGDGVIDEYDQVKIGRGDVPKMYYGFGGDLRIGNLSLSVLFQGVAKADRNLSGSSIMPFQGDGGKGNLYANIGDRWSEDDPTNQNVFYPRLGYGSSDFSNQNNFKTSTWWKRDVSFLRLKQVNISYYFPKKWFDGTRVSGARVYVMGTNLLTWSKFDLWDPELNTNNGVSYPNVRTYSVGLSFNF, from the coding sequence ATGAAACAAATTCATTTGAAGTTGCATTCGATTAAACTTTTTGCGGTATTCATGATGCTTTTTGCCTCAATATCGTTTGTCGAAGCAGCGCAAAAATTAACAGGTCGTGTTACCGACACCAAAGGTGAACTGATGATTGGTGTAACAGTAACCGAAAAAGGTACGAACAATGCGGTAATTACCGACGTGAACGGTACTTATAACATTGTGCTCCAAGGTGCTAATCCTGTGATTTCGGTAACGTATATCGGATTTAAACCACAGGAAATTAAAATTAAGCCGAATCAGACTCTTTTAGATATCGTTCTTGAAGAGAATGTAACGGCTATGAATGAAGTCGTTGTCGTAGGTTATGGCGAGCAACGTAAAATCGCTGCCGTAGGTTCGCAATCACAATTGAAAGTAGGCGATATGAAAATGCCGGCTGCTAACTTGAGTTCTTCTCTGGCAGGTCGTCTTTCGGGTGTGGTATCGGTACAGCGTACCGGTGAACCGGGACACGATGATTCGGATATCTGGATTCGTGGTATCTCTACTTTTACTAACCAGAACTCTAAACCGTTGATTCTTGTGGATGGTGTAGAACGTGATTTCTCTCAGATCGACGTTAACGACATCGAGTCTTTCACGGTTTTAAAAGATGCATCTGCTACGGCTGTTTATGGTGTGCGTGGTGCTAACGGTGTTATCCTTATCCAAACAAAACCGGGTAAAGTGGGTAAACCGCAATTCTCTCTCGATTATTATGAAGGTTTTACTCAGTTGACTTATGTTCCTGACATGGCCGATGGTTTCCAATATATGGATGCTGCCAATGAAGCCTCTCAGAACTCAGGAGGTCCTGTGTTGTTTAAACCGGGATATATCGAAGCTACTAAAAAAGCATATGGTCTTATACCCAACGATAATCCTCACCTGTATAACAAATATCTTTATCCTAATGTTGACTGGATCGATGAACTGTATAAAGACTGGGGACATAATCGTCGTTTGAATATGAGTGTACGTGGTGGTGTGCCCAATGCGACATACTATGTTTCGTTGTCTTACTATGATGAAAGCGGTCTTACCAATAAAGGTGATATCGAATCTTATGACGTTACGATGAAATATCGTCGTTATAACTTTGTATCGAATGTTGACTTGAAGGCTACAGATAAGACTTTGATCAATGTGGGCGTTCAGGGATATTTTGCAAACGGTCATTATCCTGCAGAAGGTTCGGGAAATATTTTCGCTCAGGCAATGGATGTAAGTCCGGTAGCTTATGCTAAAGAATACCCCGATGGTTCTGTTCCGGGAACTCAGTCGAACGGTGACTATCGTAACCCGTGGTCTGATTTGACTCGTCGTGGATATAAAGAAGAATATACGACAAAAGTAAATATGAATATCAAACTTACTCAGGACCTCGATTTCTGGAACTGGAGTAAGGGACTTAAAGTATATGCTTTGGCTGCTTTTGACGTAACTTCTGGTCATACTGCAAGTTATACCAAACGTGAAAGTACATTCTTTATCAATTCTTCAAAAGATGAAAATGGTTTATGGGTTAATCCTTATAACGAGGACGGTACGCTGAACCTGGTTCGTACTTATGAAAGTGGTAATCCTACTTTAGGATATGGTAATGGACAAAATGGTAACCGTACTTTCTATTTCGAAGCTGCTTTAAACTATGATCGGGTATTTGCTCGTAAACACAGAGTAGGGGCTATGTTCCTTTTTAATACAAAAGAACTCAGATATACCGATGTTGGCGATCTGATCGCATCTGTTCCTTATAAGAACCAGGGTATCGCTGCTCGTGCGACTTATTCATATGACGACCGTTATTTCTTGGAACTTAATATGGGTTATAACGGTTCTGAAAACTTCGCACCCAGCAATCGTTTCGGTTTCTTCCCGGCAGTCGGTGTGGGTTGGGTACCCTCTAACGAACGTTTTTGGGATCCTATCAGACCGTACGTATCGTTCCTGAAATTCCGTTATACCGACGGTAAAGTAGGTAGTGACGTTATTGGTTCTCGTCGTTTCGGATACATGACTCTTATGACAGATGGTAACGCTGGTTATAGATGGGGTTCTACCTCGAAATCAGGTGTCGCTATTTCAGATTACGGTGTTAATGTAAAATGGTCGACTTCCCGTAAGAGAGACTTTGGTGTCGATCTTAAATTCTTGAATGATAATTTGTCATTCGTATTCGATTATTTCCACGAACGTCGTGAGGGAATTTTCTTGCAGAGAATTTCTGTTCCTGACTATATCGGTTTGAATAACCTGCCGATGGGTAACCTCGGTATTGTTGAAAACCATGGTTATGAACTTTCTATGGACTATACTCAGCCCATTACTAAAGATATAACATTAACGGTACGTGGTAACTTTACTTGGAATGAAGATAAGATCATCGAAAATGACGATGCTCCTCCCGCATATCCTTGGTTAGATAGAAAAGGTTCTAACGTATTGGCCCGTTGGGGATACGTTGCTGAAGGTCTTTTCACCAGCATGGAAGAAATCGAAGCATCTCCTTTGCAGTTCGGTGAAACCGCAGGAGAACCCCGTAAATTGAGCCCTGGTGATATCAAATATAAAGATATGAACGGGGACGGTGTTATCGACGAATACGACCAGGTAAAAATCGGTCGCGGTGATGTGCCTAAGATGTATTATGGTTTTGGTGGTGACCTGAGAATTGGAAATCTTTCTTTGAGTGTATTGTTCCAGGGTGTAGCTAAAGCAGACCGTAATCTGAGCGGTTCAAGTATTATGCCGTTCCAGGGTGATGGTGGTAAAGGTAACCTTTATGCAAATATCGGAGATCGTTGGAGTGAAGATGATCCTACTAACCAGAATGTATTCTATCCTCGTTTAGGCTATGGTTCTTCTGATTTCTCAAATCAGAACAACTTCAAAACAAGTACTTGGTGGAAACGTGATGTAAGTTTCTTACGTTTGAAACAGGTGAATATTTCTTATTATTTCCCGAAAAAATGGTTCGATGGAACTCGTGTAAGCGGTGCTCGTGTATATGTTATGGGAACGAACTTGCTTACCTGGTCGAAGTTTGATTTGTGGGATCCCGAGTTGAATACTAATAATGGTGTCAGCTATCCTAATGTAAGAACTTATTCAGTAGGGTTAAGCTTTAATTTTTAA
- a CDS encoding GLUG motif-containing protein produces MKRLTQLSGLSSRMLKMAFVGLLCCAPSVMLAQTPISDEAGLKAIADDLGGHYQLTADITLSGDWTPIGTAEAPFTGIFDGNGFVINGLKVDTPEADKVGLFGAANGAQISKVGLVNVSLAGKQDVAGIVGNAANGTVVEGCFVSGIINGADHVAGIVGGFGASATEKSRVKDCFSTALIISSLSQAGGIVGTSYDVDIVNCYFSGICENKSNTGGIVALIDNASEVWGNEATNIVASFVASPYLTGNNGRVHRILGYAGDTPKPYTISNSYGWEGTLINGVAIDPEDPTQDPSGMDGDKKSLEELKSADFITSTLAWDATIWTVGNSSLPLLKWVKDKGIKEFDQVYGLPEDCKMVNNGTKTVGAYSTFGKVVTYTSSNEAVATIADGVITSKSVGTTTITASTVADDNSNAASQSFELTVIEVSPTIATAEELDNIRYKLDGEYTLTADIDLAGVEFAAIGTVDAPFTGTIKGEGHIIKNLTINTPDNDNTGFIGAASGATIEKLGFENANVNGNANTGVIVGRAAGTTVSQCYVGNSYVEGRDHVAAIIGGTMDDCLDPQSQIVNTLMTDCYSNSEVYSRQYQAAGLMGTMIAAVIENSYFSGIARCPGSNVGGVACLVDKENTYARIENSLCLSPYLIAGNGKRMVVFGGETKTAQVINCYSLPTTAYGKDLNSLTTPSVEEMGDNTEHGNPLEEVSFAKDETFYAEAAGWDMTNTWKMVNGLYPVLKWQNTPIDVHVIGAPDNVDLIVGVLPSTTLTHIYGSNGQNVKYSFDSNLFRTDGVVNDAHELFLNVTRNPSEMTVVTFTPEADDYGNGAVEGTDVKTVGKSFTVTVYLEDGANREIRTPQDLVAAQNFVVGNYKLMNDIDMTGVTFTGIGTEDNPFTGTFDGQGHQIRNIKCIYTGSPNKKGGLFNVTRRATITNLGVTDLNFSAKGQDVGGIVGWSEGDLISQCYVTGSVNGNDHVGGIVGKSVRSTIENCYFNGDMNTDNYQGGGLAGVCMATTFKNSYVAGQVRSISTASWFNRAGGILGMDETKASEGSSDLTTMNGLAVMANIEAGLAGRFIVTADGTGSVLKEFNKCRYDMAATFNSVSGEVGNPNYEQSTDFAGYPRVSESDARASEEFYKQTTYVEMGWDFDNVWTIEEGVSYPTLKVQKPWDPSGIEDNVAESAYKIVVNGGIVTITGIDKADVSLYNTNGQLIKQTVGQDGIATLSLPTTGIYIVRIVENGKAYTEKVLNL; encoded by the coding sequence ATGAAAAGACTTACGCAATTGTCAGGGCTGTCTTCACGTATGTTGAAGATGGCTTTTGTGGGGCTCCTTTGTTGTGCCCCTTCCGTAATGTTGGCTCAGACTCCGATTAGTGATGAAGCTGGATTAAAGGCGATAGCCGATGATCTGGGTGGTCACTATCAGTTGACAGCCGATATTACTTTGTCTGGTGACTGGACTCCGATAGGAACTGCAGAAGCTCCTTTTACCGGAATCTTTGATGGAAACGGATTTGTAATTAATGGATTAAAAGTCGATACCCCCGAGGCGGATAAAGTGGGGTTGTTCGGTGCTGCTAATGGAGCCCAAATTTCTAAAGTGGGTCTTGTGAATGTATCGTTAGCGGGTAAACAAGACGTAGCTGGTATCGTTGGTAATGCGGCAAACGGTACAGTTGTCGAAGGCTGTTTTGTATCTGGTATCATTAATGGTGCAGACCATGTTGCCGGTATTGTCGGTGGTTTCGGAGCGAGTGCTACGGAAAAAAGCCGGGTGAAAGATTGTTTTTCTACGGCCTTGATTATTTCCTCTCTCAGCCAGGCTGGAGGTATCGTAGGTACTTCGTATGACGTAGATATTGTAAATTGCTACTTCTCGGGTATTTGCGAGAATAAATCGAATACCGGTGGTATTGTGGCGTTGATTGACAATGCTTCGGAAGTTTGGGGTAACGAAGCGACTAATATTGTCGCTAGTTTCGTGGCTTCTCCTTATTTAACCGGAAACAATGGCCGAGTTCATCGCATTTTGGGGTATGCCGGTGATACTCCCAAACCATATACTATCTCGAATTCTTATGGTTGGGAAGGGACCCTGATTAATGGTGTTGCTATCGATCCGGAAGATCCCACCCAAGATCCTTCAGGTATGGACGGTGACAAAAAATCATTGGAAGAACTGAAATCTGCTGATTTTATTACCAGTACTTTAGCATGGGATGCAACTATATGGACTGTAGGAAATTCTTCTTTACCTTTATTGAAATGGGTTAAAGATAAAGGTATAAAAGAATTCGATCAGGTTTATGGTTTGCCCGAAGATTGTAAGATGGTAAATAACGGTACGAAAACTGTTGGCGCTTATTCTACCTTTGGTAAAGTGGTAACTTATACCAGCAGTAATGAGGCTGTTGCAACTATTGCTGACGGTGTTATTACTTCTAAATCAGTTGGTACTACAACTATTACCGCTTCAACAGTAGCAGACGATAATTCTAATGCCGCTTCTCAAAGTTTCGAACTTACTGTTATCGAAGTTTCTCCTACAATCGCTACGGCTGAAGAACTCGATAATATTCGTTATAAACTCGACGGTGAATATACTTTAACTGCTGATATCGATCTGGCAGGTGTTGAATTTGCTGCTATCGGTACGGTAGATGCACCTTTTACCGGTACTATTAAAGGTGAAGGACACATTATTAAAAATCTTACAATTAATACTCCCGATAATGACAATACCGGTTTCATCGGTGCTGCCAGTGGAGCTACAATCGAAAAATTAGGTTTTGAAAATGCAAACGTTAACGGTAATGCAAATACCGGTGTTATCGTCGGACGTGCAGCTGGTACTACTGTATCGCAATGTTATGTAGGTAACAGTTATGTAGAAGGTCGCGACCATGTTGCTGCTATTATTGGTGGTACTATGGATGATTGTCTCGATCCTCAGAGTCAAATCGTTAACACTCTTATGACCGACTGTTATTCTAATTCGGAAGTTTATTCAAGACAATATCAGGCTGCCGGTCTGATGGGTACGATGATTGCTGCTGTAATAGAAAATTCTTATTTCAGTGGTATTGCAAGATGTCCGGGTTCTAATGTCGGAGGTGTTGCTTGCCTGGTTGATAAAGAAAACACATATGCACGTATTGAAAACAGCCTTTGTCTTTCTCCTTATCTGATCGCTGGTAACGGTAAGCGTATGGTTGTATTCGGCGGTGAAACTAAAACTGCTCAGGTGATAAATTGTTACTCATTGCCTACCACAGCTTATGGTAAAGATTTGAACAGCCTTACAACTCCGAGTGTAGAGGAAATGGGAGACAATACTGAACATGGAAATCCATTGGAAGAGGTAAGTTTTGCAAAAGATGAAACATTCTATGCTGAAGCTGCTGGCTGGGATATGACGAATACCTGGAAAATGGTAAATGGTTTGTATCCGGTGCTGAAATGGCAGAATACTCCGATTGATGTACATGTAATCGGTGCTCCTGACAATGTTGACCTTATTGTAGGTGTTCTTCCTTCGACTACACTTACTCATATTTATGGTTCTAACGGACAGAATGTAAAATATAGCTTTGATAGCAATTTATTCCGTACTGACGGTGTTGTAAACGATGCTCATGAATTATTCTTGAACGTAACGAGAAATCCGTCTGAAATGACTGTTGTTACATTTACACCGGAAGCTGATGATTATGGTAATGGAGCAGTAGAAGGAACAGATGTTAAAACAGTCGGTAAATCATTCACGGTAACAGTTTATCTCGAAGATGGAGCTAACCGTGAAATTAGAACTCCTCAGGATTTAGTTGCCGCTCAGAATTTTGTTGTAGGTAATTATAAACTGATGAATGATATCGATATGACCGGTGTTACATTCACAGGTATCGGTACAGAAGATAATCCTTTCACCGGAACATTTGATGGCCAGGGACATCAGATACGTAATATTAAATGTATCTATACGGGAAGTCCTAATAAGAAAGGCGGTTTATTTAATGTAACCAGAAGAGCTACTATTACTAATTTAGGAGTTACCGATCTTAATTTCTCTGCAAAGGGTCAGGATGTCGGTGGTATCGTAGGTTGGTCTGAAGGTGATCTTATCTCTCAGTGTTATGTTACAGGTAGTGTAAACGGTAACGACCATGTGGGCGGTATAGTGGGTAAATCGGTAAGATCTACAATCGAAAACTGCTACTTCAATGGCGATATGAATACCGATAATTACCAAGGTGGTGGTTTGGCCGGTGTATGTATGGCTACTACATTCAAGAACTCGTATGTTGCCGGTCAGGTAAGATCTATTTCTACAGCAAGCTGGTTTAACCGTGCCGGTGGTATTTTGGGTATGGATGAAACCAAAGCTTCAGAAGGAAGTAGCGATCTTACGACTATGAATGGATTGGCAGTAATGGCTAACATCGAAGCCGGTCTGGCTGGACGCTTTATTGTAACTGCTGACGGAACAGGTTCTGTATTGAAAGAATTCAATAAGTGTCGTTACGATATGGCTGCAACCTTCAATTCTGTTTCCGGAGAAGTAGGTAATCCTAACTACGAACAATCTACCGATTTTGCCGGATATCCCAGAGTAAGTGAATCTGATGCTCGTGCTTCTGAAGAATTCTACAAGCAAACTACTTATGTAGAAATGGGATGGGATTTCGATAATGTATGGACGATAGAGGAAGGAGTTTCTTATCCGACTCTTAAAGTTCAGAAACCCTGGGATCCTTCCGGTATCGAAGATAATGTAGCGGAATCTGCTTACAAGATCGTAGTAAATGGCGGTATTGTAACGATAACCGGTATCGACAAAGCTGATGTAAGTCTGTACAATACCAACGGTCAGTTGATTAAACAAACAGTTGGTCAGGATGGAATTGCAACCTTGTCTTTGCCGACAACAGGAATTTACATTGTGCGTATTGTAGAAAACGGTAAAGCTTATACCGAAAAAGTGCTGAATTTATAA